In the Cellvibrio sp. KY-GH-1 genome, GCAGCGTTACCCAGCAGATGGTGAAGAATTTTCTCGCCGGCGGCGCGGCCATTAACTGTTTCTGCCGCACCAATCACCTGCCGTTAAAAGTGATCGATGCCGGTATTAAATACGCGATCAACCCGGAGCCATCCGCCTTGATCAACCAGCGTATTGCAGCCGGCACACGCAACCTGGCCCAGGAACCGGCAATGACCGAAGCCCATGCGCGTCAGGCACTACTATTCGGCCAATTGCTGGCCGAACAGGAAATAAACGCTGGCTCAAACTTACTCGCCTTTGGCGAAATGGGAATTGGTAACAGCAGCTCCGCCGCCGCGATTCTGGCCGCCATTAGTGACGAACCGGTAGAAAAATGTGTGGGTCTGGGCACCGGCATAAATGCGGACCAACTCAGCAAAAAAATTGAATTGGTAAAACAAGGTGTAGCGCGCGTGCGCGATAAATCACCACTGAATATCCTGGCTGAATTGGGCGGCTTTGAAATTGCACAAATTTGCGGTGCTATGCTCGCTACCGCGCAAGCTAAAAAAATTATTTTGGTGGATGGCTTTATTGTTACAGCTGCCGCATTGCTCGCCGTACAATTTAACCCCAACGCACGCGACTATATGATTTTTGCCCATGAGTCGCACGAAGCCGGTCACCAATTAATGTTGAAATTACTCAACGCGAAACCATTGTTAAATTTGGGCTTGCGTTTAGGTGAAGGCACAGGCGCGGCACTGGCATTGCCACTGATTCAATCGGCAGTGACTTTTTATAATCAAATGGCAACGTTTGAAAGCGCAGGCGTGAAAGTTTGAAAAACCAACTCAATTTATTTTTTCTCGCACTCGGCTTTTTTAGCCGCATTCCCATGCCTGCCTGGGTGGACTATTCACCAGAAAAACTTAACCAATCCAGCCGCTATTTAACCCTGGTGGGCTGGTTACTTGGAGCATTAGTTGCCGCAGCATTCTTTGTCGCGCAACAACTATTTCCCGAAACCATTAGCCTGTGGCTGGCGATGAGCTTCAGTCTGTTACTCACAGGCGCTTTCCATGAAGATGGCTTGGCAGATACTGCTGATGGTTTTGGTGGCGCATTTGCGCGCGAGAAAAAACTCGCCATAATGAAAGACAGCCGCATAGGCACTTACGGTGCATCCGCATTGGTCATGGCATTAATCGGAAAATATTTATTATTAAGCGAAAACAACGACATTATTGTTGCATTGCTTATCGCCTACCCACTTTCGCGCGCAACAGCGGTTAGCCTGATTGCCGATATGCAGTATGTAACGGATAACGACACCAGCAAAAGCAAGCCACTCGCCAATCGATTAAGCAAATTTGATTTAAGTATTTTGTTGCTCACCGCCCTGCCCGCGTTGTTATTTTTGTCACCGACGCATGCTTGTGCTTTACTCACAGCATTAATAACAGTGCGCCTATTGGCAAAGTGGTATTTAAACCAGCAAATCGGTGGCTACACCGGCGATACGCTTGGCGCAGTACAACAAGTCAGTGAATTAACAATTTACGGAACGTTACTCGCATTATGATCCAGCTTATTCTTGGCGGTGCCCGCTCCGGCAAATCGCGCTATGCAGAACAACTCGCCATCAACACACACAAACCTGTGTTGTATATCGCCACTGCCACCGCATCGGACGCAGAAATGGCCGCACGTATCGCCCATCACCAACAACAGCGTCCAAGCGAATGGCAAGTGCGCGAATGCTCGCTTGATTTAGTTACCGTATTAAAAGAAGAAGTGCAAAAACCGCAAACCATTTTGGTGGATTGCCTGACACTTTGGCTCAACAATCAGCTGTTTCATTTCCCCAAACAAGATTTTTCGGCGTTATTTGATTCGTTGGCAGAAACGATTAAATTCCCTACGGCGGATATTATTTTTGTCGCCAATGAAGTCGGCCTTGGCATAATTCCGCTCGGCGAAATTAGCCGCACCTTTGTCGATGAAGCGGGCCGCCTGAATCAAAAAATCTCGCAGGTAGCCGATAGCGTATTTTTTATTGCAGCAGGTCTGCCCCTTCAATTGAAAGGCAGCAATTAAAAAGCGGTAATTTAAGCGCAGCAATTAAAGAACCGCGATTAAAAGAGGTGCAACCATGAGCAAACGCATAATTACCCTGATTCGCCACGGCGCAGTGGATGGCCCAGCCGCGCTTTACGGCCATACAGATATTGCCTGCAGCACGCAAGGTCTGAAGGAGTTAGATCACAATATTCATGCATTGCACCAACTAACTCCAGTAAGCCATATTGTGTGTTCACCACTAATTCGCTGCGCACGCCCAGCAAAAGCATTTTCGCTCGCGCAACAACTACCACTGCAAATTCTCGACGAACTCAAAGAAATGAATTTTGGCCACTGGGATGGTATTCCATTTGACTATTTCACCGAGCAACACTGGCAAGCCATAAGCCAGTTCTGGGAAACACCCGCAACGGCCCATGCACCTAACGGAGAAACATTGCAAGACTTTGCCGAGCGGGTTATTCGCGGCTGGCAAAAAATTCACAGCGAGACCAGCACAGCACATCAATTGGTGATCTGTCACGGCGGTGTGATACGGATTATTATCGCGCATATCCTCAACCTGGATTGGTGCAATGCCAGCTTGTTCCGGCAATTGAATATTGCCTATGCCAGCCAAACCCGTATTGAAATTGCAGACCATCCAGCAGCATTGCCAATGATCCAGTGGATAGGAAAGTAACAATTAAAGGGCTCCACACCTAAATAGCAGCCTGCGGAGCTCTTTATAAATCAAACTTAAAACGGATAATACGTTAATAAAGCTTAGCCGAACGTAAATACGCTTCAACATCCTTATACACACCACCTGCATTTCCGTACTTAACTAAATTGCCGGCTGTTTTCAACCAATCTAATGTAGTTGGTACAATTCGATCCACCGCTTTAATAAAGTCTTCCTGACGCAATTCACGTACTTGCTGGCTAGAGGATATATCATCGATAACAATATCTTTAGCCTCTTCAATCAAACCATCCATATCTGCGCCGGAAAAATATTTGCATAAGCGTACCACTTCCAAATAGTTCAGTGGCTCACAGGGAACGTCCACTAATTTAATTTTTAATAATTCAGCCTTGGCGTCATCGTCCAACGGTGGCACAAAAATTTGTCGATCAAATCGCCCGGGGCGCTTCATCGCATCATCAACATCCCAAGGCATATTGGTTGCACCCAAAATCAACAATTGATCATTGTTAGCACTGGCGCCATCCAACTGACTGAGAAATTCATTAACCAATGTGCGCGTACAATCGCTATTTGCCTTTGATCGGGAATACGCTAATGCATCCAACTCATCAAAGAAAATCACTGCTGGCTTTGAACTGCGTGCACGTTCAAAAATACTTGCCAGTTGAGCTTCACTTTGTCCAATATACATATTTAAAATATCACTAATGCCAACCGCATAAAACGCAGCCTTGCATTCGGTAGCAATAGCTCTGGCAATCATCGTTTTACCACAACCGGGCGGACCATATAACAATATTCCACCGCCCGTTTTCTTTTTAAAGCGCTCAAACAATCCAGGATTTATAAACGGATCAATTATTTTTCGTTTGATAACTTTTTTTA is a window encoding:
- the cobT gene encoding nicotinate-nucleotide--dimethylbenzimidazole phosphoribosyltransferase, with protein sequence MTIEWQINPLNTQLIPQIQNHIDQKTKPLGALGQLEALALQIALIQEHKRLSIERPLMLVFAADHGIADEGVSIAPSSVTQQMVKNFLAGGAAINCFCRTNHLPLKVIDAGIKYAINPEPSALINQRIAAGTRNLAQEPAMTEAHARQALLFGQLLAEQEINAGSNLLAFGEMGIGNSSSAAAILAAISDEPVEKCVGLGTGINADQLSKKIELVKQGVARVRDKSPLNILAELGGFEIAQICGAMLATAQAKKIILVDGFIVTAAALLAVQFNPNARDYMIFAHESHEAGHQLMLKLLNAKPLLNLGLRLGEGTGAALALPLIQSAVTFYNQMATFESAGVKV
- a CDS encoding adenosylcobinamide-GDP ribazoletransferase, with product MKNQLNLFFLALGFFSRIPMPAWVDYSPEKLNQSSRYLTLVGWLLGALVAAAFFVAQQLFPETISLWLAMSFSLLLTGAFHEDGLADTADGFGGAFAREKKLAIMKDSRIGTYGASALVMALIGKYLLLSENNDIIVALLIAYPLSRATAVSLIADMQYVTDNDTSKSKPLANRLSKFDLSILLLTALPALLFLSPTHACALLTALITVRLLAKWYLNQQIGGYTGDTLGAVQQVSELTIYGTLLAL
- the cobU gene encoding bifunctional adenosylcobinamide kinase/adenosylcobinamide-phosphate guanylyltransferase — protein: MIQLILGGARSGKSRYAEQLAINTHKPVLYIATATASDAEMAARIAHHQQQRPSEWQVRECSLDLVTVLKEEVQKPQTILVDCLTLWLNNQLFHFPKQDFSALFDSLAETIKFPTADIIFVANEVGLGIIPLGEISRTFVDEAGRLNQKISQVADSVFFIAAGLPLQLKGSN
- a CDS encoding histidine phosphatase family protein, giving the protein MSKRIITLIRHGAVDGPAALYGHTDIACSTQGLKELDHNIHALHQLTPVSHIVCSPLIRCARPAKAFSLAQQLPLQILDELKEMNFGHWDGIPFDYFTEQHWQAISQFWETPATAHAPNGETLQDFAERVIRGWQKIHSETSTAHQLVICHGGVIRIIIAHILNLDWCNASLFRQLNIAYASQTRIEIADHPAALPMIQWIGK
- a CDS encoding ATP-binding protein, with product MSDFLIKLSEQLLVDPFNEELRFNFAKALLEAEKIADAKVQLELLCKQSPNNPEYLRELDKLVKPAVAEKTPAKLALVSNHSLPDRSNVISIASGNSVRFADIAGMSEVKKVIKRKIIDPFINPGLFERFKKKTGGGILLYGPPGCGKTMIARAIATECKAAFYAVGISDILNMYIGQSEAQLASIFERARSSKPAVIFFDELDALAYSRSKANSDCTRTLVNEFLSQLDGASANNDQLLILGATNMPWDVDDAMKRPGRFDRQIFVPPLDDDAKAELLKIKLVDVPCEPLNYLEVVRLCKYFSGADMDGLIEEAKDIVIDDISSSQQVRELRQEDFIKAVDRIVPTTLDWLKTAGNLVKYGNAGGVYKDVEAYLRSAKLY